Genomic window (Sphingomonas japonica):
ACCGCTGCACAGCATCGCCCGCGCCGAACTCTACACCGCCAAGGGATCGCCGCGGATCGAATTGCAGCCGCTGCAGGCCCTGCTGGCCGAAGCGCCCGAATTGCCGCAGGCGCCCGATATCGCGCGGCTTGCAAAGGTGCGCGGCGCCGAAATGCTGCCGCCGCTTCCGGCACAACAGCGACTGATCTGGCAGAATGGCGCCCCGAACCGCCTTCATGTTGAAGCCGCGCGGACCGACGCAGCCGCCGCGCGGCTGGCCGGCGACATGGCTTCGCATATCAAGGACGACAACGGCCCTGCCGCAGAGACGCTGGTCGAAAGCCGCGCGCGCGAGCTGAGCCCCGAAGCGCTGACCGCGTGGCGCCACCGCGTCGCGTGGATCTATTATCTGATGGGCGACGACAGTTCGGCCCGCCGTGTCGCGGCCAAGGCGCAGACCGGCAGCGGCGATTTCGTCGCGCAGGCCGATTGGGTGCAGGGGCTCGCGGCATGGCGCCAGCAGGACTGTGCAGCTGCGCAGATCGCGTTCCAGCGCGTCTCGGAACGCGCTGCCGACATCGACCTGCGCGCCGCGGCACTCTACTGGGCGTCGCGCGCGGACATCGCCTGCGCCCGGCCCGACCTCGTCCAGGCGCGGTTGCAGCGTGCCAGCCAATATGGCGAGACGTTCTACGGCATGCTCGCGCGGCAGGCGCTGGGACTAAAGCCCGCCCCTGTCACAGGCGCCGGATCGGACGTCGTCGACGATTGGCGCCTGCTCGAAAAGCGGCCGAACGTCCGCGTCGCCGCTGCGCTGGCGGAGATCGACGAGGACAGTCTTGCGGCAATCGTCCTTCGCCATCAGGCGCGGATCGGCGACGCCGGCGAATATGCCGCGCTGACCCGCCTCGCGGGACGGCTCGACCTGCCGCAGACGCAATTGTGGTTGTCGCACTACAGCCCGCGCGGCGCCCGCAGCGAGATGGCGACCCGATATCCCGCACCCAACTGGACGCCCGACGGCGGCTGGCGAGTCGACAAGGCGCTAGTCTATGCCCACGCGCTCCAGGAGTCGAAGTTCGACTCCGACGTCGTCAGCCCGGCGGGCGCCTACGGCTTGATGCAGATCATGCCGGCCGCGGCGGTCGATATTGGCCGCGCCAAGGGGCGGACGATCGCGCGCGCCGATCTGTCGCGGCCATCGACCAATATCGAGGTCGGGCAAAGCTATCTTGAGCAATTGCGCGACCTGTCGGCGACAGGCGGCCTGCTGCCCAAGGTGATCGCGGCGTATAATGCCGGTCCTTCGCCGGTCGAGGCGTGGAACGTGGCGACACGCGATGGCGGCGACCCGCTGCTCTACATCGAATCAATTCCCTATTGGGAAACGCGCGGATACGTGATGACCGTACTGCGCAACTATTGGATGTACGAGGCCAAGGACGCCAAGGAATCGGCCAGCCGCAAGGCGCTGGCGCAAGGGATGTGGCCGCGCTTTCCGGGGATGAAGGGCGACACGGCGATCAAGCTCGGCAGCCGCGGCCGAGCCCGGACGACGCG
Coding sequences:
- a CDS encoding lytic transglycosylase domain-containing protein, with the protein product MSIRVILAAASLALPFAIPAHAADGREPSAAAAPAHGVPALLDAAQRAGYRSVFANIRSGNWTDAQLQLDAMQHGPLHSIARAELYTAKGSPRIELQPLQALLAEAPELPQAPDIARLAKVRGAEMLPPLPAQQRLIWQNGAPNRLHVEAARTDAAAARLAGDMASHIKDDNGPAAETLVESRARELSPEALTAWRHRVAWIYYLMGDDSSARRVAAKAQTGSGDFVAQADWVQGLAAWRQQDCAAAQIAFQRVSERAADIDLRAAALYWASRADIACARPDLVQARLQRASQYGETFYGMLARQALGLKPAPVTGAGSDVVDDWRLLEKRPNVRVAAALAEIDEDSLAAIVLRHQARIGDAGEYAALTRLAGRLDLPQTQLWLSHYSPRGARSEMATRYPAPNWTPDGGWRVDKALVYAHALQESKFDSDVVSPAGAYGLMQIMPAAAVDIGRAKGRTIARADLSRPSTNIEVGQSYLEQLRDLSATGGLLPKVIAAYNAGPSPVEAWNVATRDGGDPLLYIESIPYWETRGYVMTVLRNYWMYEAKDAKESASRKALAQGMWPRFPGMKGDTAIKLGSRGRARTTRAN